One part of the Rutidosis leptorrhynchoides isolate AG116_Rl617_1_P2 unplaced genomic scaffold, CSIRO_AGI_Rlap_v1 contig610, whole genome shotgun sequence genome encodes these proteins:
- the LOC139884851 gene encoding pectinesterase-like: MGFQSLIFLLSTLISLTIISQTNSSSVRTDNDWCRETPNPQQCKYYMSTKNNNFRKSSIFPKQKSKSAFRKEAIQVALETTLSAQTRNKRHRNKFRSGTEKSAWLDCVNLYDDTIIQLNKTVDSNTKLTSFDSQTWLSAALTNLETCRTGISEVGVSNNMKSLILSNYNNVSKLISNTLALHDNDSVVAETYYDPDKGFPSWVNGRDRKLLQSTSIKVNVVVAKDGSGNYKTIKAALDAAAKRSGTGRFVIRIKAGVYNENLDIDKKIKNIMLLGDGLRYTIITGSKSVGGGSTTFNSATVAVTSEGFIARGITFRNTAGPQNHQAVALRSGADLSVFYRCGFEGYQDTLYVHSQRQFYKECYVYGTVDFIFGNAAVVLQNCMIYARRPMSKQKNTVTAQGRTDPNQNTGISIHSSRVMASSDLKPVLGQFKTFLGRPWKAYSRTVFMTTYLDTLVDPAGWLEWDGNFALRTLYYGEYKNLGPASSTSKRVKWGGYKVITSASEASKFTVENFIAGKSWLPATNVPFTSGL; encoded by the exons ATGGGATTTCAATCGCTAATTTTCCTTTTGTCTACATTAATATCCCTCACAATAATATCACAAACCAATTCAAGTTCAGTCCGAACCGACAATGATTGGTGTAGAGAAACGCCAAACCCTCAACAATGCAAATATTACATGTCGACCAAAAATAATAATTTCCGAAAGTCATCCATCTTTCCAAAACAAAAGTCGAAGTCGGCGTTTCGTAAAGAAGCAATACAAGTTGCTTTAGAAACAACCCTCTCCGCTCAAACTCGCAACAAGCGCCACAGAAACAAATTCCGATCAGGAACGGAAAAATCAGCATGGCTCGATTGTGTCAACCTCTACGACGACACAATCATCCAACTCAACAAAACCGTTGACTCTAACACAAAGTTGACCAGCTTTGACTCCCAAACGTGGCTTAGTGCAGCACTAACGAACCTCGAAACATGTCGGACGGGAATTTCCGAGGTCGGAGTTTCGAATAACATGAAGTCGCTCATCTTGTCTAATTACAATAATGTCTCGAAGCTAATAAGTAACACTTTGGCTTTACACGATAACGACTCCGTCGTGGCCGAGACTTATTATGATCCTGATAAGGGTTTTCCGAGTTGGGTCAACGGTAGAGATAGGAAGCTGTTGCAATCAACTTCGATAAAAGTCAACGTTGTGGTGGCTAAAGATGGCTCCGGGAATTACAAGACGATCAAGGCTGCACTCGACGCTGCAGCCAAGAGGAGCGGGACAGGAAGGTTTGTTATACGTATTAAGGCAGGGGTTTATAACGAGAATCTTGACATTGATAAGAAGATAAAGAATATAATGCTACTTGGTGATGGACTAAGGTACACCATTATTACTGGGAGTAAGAGTGTAGGTGGTGGCTCTACTACGTTCAACTCTGCAACAGTGG CGGTAACTAGTGAAGGATTTATCGCTCGTGGCATCACATTCCGAAACACAGCAGGTCCACAAAACCATCAAGCCGTAGCCCTCCGATCAGGCGCTGACCTTTCAGTTTTCTACCGTTGCGGCTTTGAAGGATACCAAGACACACTCTACGTCCACTCGCAACGGCAATTCTATAAAGAGTGTTATGTGTACGGCACAGTAGATTTCATCTTTGGCAATGCCGCTGTCGTCCTCCAGAACTGCATGATATACGCACGGAGACCCATGAGCAAGCAAAAAAACACCGTAACCGCACAAGGCAGAACGGACCCTAACCAAAACACGGGAATCTCAATCCACAGCTCGAGAGTGATGGCATCCTCAGATCTAAAACCAGTACTTGGCCAGTTTAAAACATTCTTAGGACGACCGTGGAAGGCATATTCGAGGACAGTGTTTATGACGACTTATCTTGATACGTTGGTGGATCCTGCCGGCTGGTTAGAATGGGACGGTAACTTTGCCCTTAGGACATTGTATTATGGGGAGTATAAGAATCTCGGACCAGCTTCTTCCACAAGTAAGAGAGTGAAATGGGGTGGTTACAAGGTCATTACTAGTGCCAGTGAAGCATCTAAGTTTACGGTGGAGAATTTCATTGCTGGAAAGTCCTGGTTGCCGGCAACCAACGTTCCATTCACATCTGGACTGTAA